In Proteus vulgaris, one DNA window encodes the following:
- the rlmE gene encoding 23S rRNA (uridine(2552)-2'-O)-methyltransferase RlmE, with product MANKKRSASSSRWLQEHFSDKYVQQAKKKGFRSRAWFKLEEIQQSDNIFKPGMTVVDLGAAPGGWSQYVVQQLGSKGRIIACDLLPMDPIVGVDFLQGDFRDELVLKALLDRVGENKVQVVMSDMAPNMSGTPAVDIPRSMYLVELALDMCRDVLAPGGSFIVKVFQGEGFDEYLGQIRSLFTKVKVRKPDASRSRSREVYIVATGRKL from the coding sequence ATGGCCAATAAGAAACGTTCTGCAAGCTCTAGCCGCTGGTTACAAGAACATTTTAGTGATAAATATGTTCAGCAAGCAAAGAAAAAAGGGTTTCGCTCTCGTGCTTGGTTTAAACTGGAAGAAATTCAGCAAAGTGACAATATTTTTAAACCAGGTATGACCGTTGTCGATTTAGGAGCAGCCCCAGGTGGGTGGTCTCAATATGTTGTACAGCAGTTAGGAAGTAAAGGTCGAATCATCGCATGTGACCTTTTGCCTATGGATCCTATCGTCGGAGTCGATTTCCTTCAAGGCGATTTTCGTGATGAACTTGTGTTGAAGGCATTGCTTGATAGAGTAGGTGAAAATAAAGTCCAGGTTGTCATGTCTGACATGGCTCCAAACATGAGCGGTACACCCGCGGTCGATATTCCTCGATCCATGTATTTAGTAGAGTTAGCACTTGATATGTGTCGTGATGTACTGGCTCCCGGGGGAAGTTTTATTGTCAAGGTGTTTCAGGGAGAAGGCTTTGATGAGTACCTGGGGCAAATACGCTCCCTGTTTACGAAAGTGAAAGTTCGTAAACCAGACGCTTCGCGGTCTCGTTCTCGTGAGGTATATATTGTAGCCACAGGGCGTAAACTTTAG
- the ftsH gene encoding ATP-dependent zinc metalloprotease FtsH, producing the protein MSDMAKNLILWLVIAVVLMSLFQSFGPSDSNSRKVDYSTFINELTNNQLREVSISGYDINVTKTDNSKYSTYMPMRDDNLLTTLMNRNVKVTGEPLEGQSLLTQIFVSWFPMLLLIGLWIFFMRQMQGGGGKGAMSFGKSKARMLTEDQIKTTFADVAGCDEAKEEVSELVEYLRDPGRFQKLGGKIPKGILMVGPPGTGKTLLAKAIAGEAKVPFFTISGSDFVEMFVGVGASRVRDMFEQAKKTAPCIIFIDEIDAVGRQRGAGLGGGHDEREQTLNQMLVEMDGFEGNEGIIVIAATNRPDVLDPALLRPGRFDRQVVVGLPDVRGREQILKVHMRRVPLSPDVDPAILARGTPGFSGADLANLVNEAALFAARGNKRVVSMVEFEKAKDKIMMGAERRSMVMTEEQKASTAYHEAGHAIIGRLVPEHDPVHKVTIIPRGRALGVTFFLPEGDQISASRQKLESQISTLYGGRLAEEIIYGVEHVSTGASNDIKVATNIARNMVTQWGFSEKLGPLLYAEEDGEVFLGRSVAKAQHMSDETARTIDEEIKAIVDRNYVRARQILMDNLDILHSMKDALMTYETIDAPQIDDLMNRRDVRPPAGWEGNNGNSNATTTAQPTQTHVASEPKDKPESESDTPSDKNTH; encoded by the coding sequence TTGAGTGACATGGCGAAAAACCTGATCCTCTGGCTAGTTATTGCAGTCGTTTTGATGTCATTATTCCAGAGCTTCGGACCCAGCGATTCGAATAGTCGTAAGGTGGATTACTCTACCTTTATCAATGAGTTAACTAATAACCAATTACGCGAGGTCAGCATAAGTGGTTATGATATTAATGTAACTAAAACAGATAACTCAAAGTACAGCACGTATATGCCTATGCGTGATGATAACCTGCTGACCACTTTAATGAACCGTAATGTAAAAGTAACGGGTGAACCACTTGAAGGTCAAAGCCTTCTGACTCAAATTTTTGTGTCTTGGTTCCCAATGCTATTACTTATTGGTCTTTGGATTTTCTTTATGCGCCAAATGCAAGGTGGTGGCGGTAAAGGTGCGATGTCTTTCGGTAAAAGTAAGGCTCGCATGTTGACAGAAGACCAAATCAAAACAACCTTTGCTGATGTTGCTGGTTGTGATGAAGCAAAAGAAGAAGTAAGCGAATTAGTTGAATATTTACGTGATCCAGGTCGTTTCCAGAAATTAGGAGGTAAAATCCCTAAAGGTATTCTGATGGTGGGGCCTCCTGGTACAGGTAAAACGTTATTAGCGAAAGCCATTGCAGGCGAAGCAAAAGTTCCATTCTTCACCATTTCAGGTTCTGATTTCGTTGAAATGTTTGTGGGTGTTGGTGCTTCACGTGTTCGTGACATGTTCGAACAAGCTAAAAAAACCGCGCCTTGTATTATCTTTATCGATGAAATAGATGCCGTAGGGCGTCAGCGTGGTGCTGGTTTAGGTGGTGGTCATGATGAACGTGAGCAAACACTGAACCAAATGCTTGTTGAAATGGATGGGTTTGAAGGAAATGAAGGGATTATCGTTATTGCGGCAACTAACCGCCCTGACGTTTTAGACCCTGCGTTACTCCGTCCAGGCCGTTTTGACCGTCAAGTGGTTGTAGGGTTACCTGATGTTCGTGGACGTGAACAAATTCTTAAAGTCCATATGCGTCGCGTACCTTTATCGCCAGATGTTGATCCTGCAATTTTAGCACGCGGTACACCAGGTTTCTCTGGTGCAGACTTAGCTAACTTAGTTAATGAGGCTGCTTTGTTTGCTGCTCGCGGTAATAAACGTGTTGTTTCAATGGTCGAGTTTGAGAAAGCAAAAGATAAGATAATGATGGGTGCTGAACGTCGTTCCATGGTGATGACGGAAGAACAAAAAGCATCAACAGCTTATCATGAAGCCGGTCATGCGATTATTGGACGTTTAGTACCAGAACATGATCCTGTGCATAAAGTGACGATTATTCCTCGCGGACGTGCATTAGGTGTGACTTTCTTCTTACCTGAGGGTGACCAAATCAGTGCTAGCCGTCAGAAATTAGAAAGCCAAATTTCAACACTGTATGGTGGACGCTTAGCAGAAGAAATCATTTATGGTGTTGAACATGTTTCTACAGGCGCATCTAACGACATTAAAGTAGCAACAAATATTGCACGTAACATGGTGACACAGTGGGGCTTCTCTGAAAAATTAGGGCCATTACTGTACGCAGAAGAAGATGGTGAAGTATTCTTAGGTCGTTCTGTTGCGAAAGCGCAGCATATGTCTGATGAAACTGCTCGTACTATTGATGAAGAAATTAAAGCTATTGTTGATCGTAACTACGTTCGTGCTCGTCAGATCTTAATGGATAATCTTGATATTCTTCATTCAATGAAAGATGCACTGATGACTTATGAAACTATCGATGCGCCTCAAATTGATGATTTGATGAATCGTCGTGATGTTCGCCCACCTGCTGGTTGGGAAGGCAATAATGGCAATAGTAATGCAACAACTACAGCCCAGCCGACACAAACGCATGTGGCAAGTGAGCCAAAAGATAAGCCTGAGTCAGAAAGTGATACGCCTTCTGATAAAAATACTCACTAA
- the folP gene encoding dihydropteroate synthase, whose product MKLIARGRELNLSTPQVMGILNVTPDSFSDGGTHNSLNDAVNHAAKLIAEGASIIDIGGESTRPGANDVSIDEELQRVVPVVEAICQRFDVWISVDTSKAQVITESANVGASIINDIRSLQEPGALEAAAKTGLPVCIMHMQGDPKTMQQSPHYENVMIDVDCFLRENIQRCVDAGIEKNQIILDPGFGFGKNLAHNYQLLAHLSELHHFGLPILAGMSRKSMVGQLLNVPPQERVAGSVACAVIAAMQGAQIIRVHDVKETVDAMKVVQATLSAKENNE is encoded by the coding sequence ATGAAATTAATTGCTAGAGGAAGAGAACTTAATTTATCAACACCTCAAGTTATGGGGATTTTGAATGTCACTCCGGATTCTTTCTCTGATGGTGGCACTCATAATTCACTTAATGATGCGGTTAACCACGCAGCAAAATTAATTGCTGAAGGGGCTTCTATCATCGATATAGGTGGTGAATCGACAAGACCAGGCGCAAATGATGTCTCTATAGATGAAGAGTTACAGCGTGTTGTTCCTGTTGTTGAAGCTATTTGTCAGCGTTTTGATGTTTGGATTTCTGTTGATACATCCAAAGCTCAAGTGATTACTGAATCGGCAAATGTAGGGGCTTCAATTATCAATGATATTCGCTCTTTACAAGAACCAGGAGCGCTTGAAGCCGCAGCTAAAACGGGTTTACCTGTGTGTATTATGCATATGCAAGGCGACCCTAAAACTATGCAACAATCACCACATTATGAGAATGTGATGATAGATGTGGATTGTTTTTTACGAGAAAATATTCAACGTTGCGTTGATGCTGGTATTGAAAAAAATCAAATTATTCTTGATCCAGGGTTCGGCTTTGGTAAGAATTTAGCGCATAATTACCAATTATTAGCACACTTAAGTGAACTTCATCACTTTGGTCTACCTATACTTGCTGGGATGTCACGCAAATCAATGGTTGGACAACTATTGAATGTGCCACCACAAGAGCGTGTTGCTGGTAGCGTGGCCTGTGCTGTCATTGCGGCAATGCAAGGCGCACAAATTATTCGTGTACACGATGTTAAAGAGACAGTTGATGCGATGAAAGTCGTACAAGCGACTCTTTCTGCAAAGGAAAATAATGAATGA
- the glmM gene encoding phosphoglucosamine mutase, whose product MSERKYFGTDGIRGKVGDSPITPDFVLKLGWAAGKVLARHGSRKIIIGKDTRISGYMLESALEAGLAAAGLSASFTGPMPTPAVAYLTRTFRAEAGIVISASHNPYYDNGIKFFSIDGTKLPDEVEEAIEAEMEKPITCVESAELGRANRIVDAAGRYIEFCKGTFPNENNLNGLKVVVDCAHGATYHIAPNVFRELGAEVITIGCEPTGININAECGATDVRMLQQRVLEEGADVGLAFDGDGDRIIMVDHQGLKVDGDQILYIIAREALRQGQLRGGAVGTLMSNMGLEIALKQLGIPFVRAKVGDRYVLEKLQEKGWRLGAENSGHIILLDKTTTGDGIVAGLQVLSAMVRNHMSLHDLCSGMKLLPQILVNVRFTGSHDPLQTPEVQKVAKAVEEELAGKGRVLLRKSGTEPLIRVMVEGENEEQVTAMANRIADAVKHVG is encoded by the coding sequence ATGAGCGAACGTAAATACTTTGGAACAGATGGTATCCGTGGAAAAGTAGGTGATAGTCCAATTACACCTGATTTTGTATTAAAACTGGGTTGGGCTGCGGGCAAAGTATTAGCACGTCATGGCTCTCGTAAAATCATTATTGGTAAAGACACTCGAATTTCAGGCTATATGCTGGAGTCTGCATTAGAAGCAGGTTTAGCCGCAGCGGGATTATCAGCTTCATTTACGGGGCCAATGCCAACACCTGCGGTTGCTTATTTAACACGTACATTTCGTGCTGAAGCAGGGATTGTGATTTCAGCTTCTCATAACCCTTATTACGATAATGGGATCAAATTCTTCTCTATTGATGGCACAAAATTACCAGATGAAGTAGAAGAAGCCATTGAAGCCGAAATGGAAAAGCCAATTACTTGTGTCGAATCAGCAGAGTTGGGTCGAGCAAATCGTATCGTGGATGCGGCAGGTCGTTATATTGAATTTTGTAAAGGCACCTTCCCTAACGAAAATAACCTAAATGGCTTAAAAGTGGTTGTTGATTGCGCACATGGTGCAACATACCACATTGCACCTAATGTATTTCGTGAATTAGGCGCAGAAGTTATTACGATTGGTTGTGAACCAACAGGTATTAATATAAATGCTGAATGCGGTGCAACCGATGTTCGTATGTTGCAACAACGTGTACTTGAAGAAGGTGCAGACGTTGGTTTAGCATTCGATGGTGATGGTGACCGTATTATTATGGTTGACCATCAAGGCTTAAAAGTTGATGGTGACCAAATTCTCTATATTATTGCGAGAGAAGCGTTGCGCCAAGGCCAATTACGTGGTGGTGCCGTTGGTACACTGATGAGTAATATGGGATTGGAAATTGCACTTAAACAACTAGGTATTCCTTTTGTACGAGCTAAAGTGGGTGACCGCTATGTGCTTGAAAAATTACAAGAGAAAGGTTGGCGTTTAGGTGCTGAAAACTCAGGTCATATTATTTTATTGGATAAAACGACGACGGGTGACGGTATTGTTGCAGGCTTACAAGTTTTAAGTGCAATGGTTCGTAACCATATGAGTTTGCATGATTTATGCAGCGGCATGAAACTATTACCTCAAATTTTAGTGAATGTTCGCTTCACTGGAAGTCATGATCCATTACAAACACCTGAAGTTCAGAAAGTCGCTAAAGCGGTTGAAGAAGAACTTGCAGGTAAAGGACGTGTACTGTTACGTAAATCAGGCACAGAGCCTTTAATTCGAGTGATGGTTGAAGGCGAAAATGAAGAACAAGTTACAGCGATGGCTAATCGTATTGCCGACGCTGTGAAGCATGTAGGCTAA
- the secG gene encoding preprotein translocase subunit SecG, protein MYTALIVILIIVATGLVGLILLQQGKGADMGASFGAGASGTVFGSSGSANFMTRMTAVLATAFIVLALILGNLSANKTVREDSKWMSIEQTTEEAKKAEQLAAPVAPANTDIPQ, encoded by the coding sequence ATGTATACGGCACTCATTGTTATTCTTATCATTGTAGCAACAGGGCTAGTTGGTCTGATCCTGTTACAGCAGGGTAAAGGTGCTGATATGGGCGCTTCTTTTGGTGCAGGTGCTTCCGGTACAGTATTTGGTTCAAGCGGTTCAGCTAATTTTATGACCCGTATGACCGCTGTTTTAGCGACAGCTTTTATTGTACTTGCCCTTATTTTAGGTAATCTAAGTGCCAATAAAACTGTGCGTGAAGACAGCAAATGGATGTCTATCGAGCAGACTACAGAAGAAGCTAAAAAAGCTGAGCAATTAGCAGCGCCTGTAGCGCCAGCAAATACAGATATTCCGCAGTAA
- the rimP gene encoding ribosome maturation factor RimP — protein sequence MSTLEQKLTAMISAPVEALGFEFVGLEFIRGRESTLRIYIDSEDGITVDDCADVSHQVSAVLDVEDPIQTVYNLEISSPGLERPLFTATHYEQFIGEEAAIVLRIAMQNRRKWQGIIKSVAGEMITVTVDGKDEVFALSNIQKANLVPHF from the coding sequence TTGTCCACATTAGAGCAAAAATTAACAGCGATGATTTCAGCACCAGTAGAAGCATTAGGCTTTGAATTTGTCGGTCTTGAGTTTATTCGTGGCCGAGAATCAACATTGCGCATCTATATTGATAGTGAAGACGGTATCACTGTTGATGATTGTGCTGATGTCAGCCACCAGGTCAGTGCTGTACTGGATGTTGAAGATCCAATTCAAACAGTTTATAACCTTGAGATTTCTTCTCCTGGTTTAGAACGACCTTTATTCACTGCAACGCATTATGAGCAATTTATCGGTGAAGAAGCCGCTATCGTATTACGAATTGCAATGCAAAACCGCCGTAAATGGCAGGGCATTATTAAGTCTGTCGCTGGCGAAATGATCACGGTTACTGTGGATGGTAAAGACGAAGTGTTCGCACTGAGCAACATCCAGAAAGCTAACCTGGTACCCCACTTTTAA
- the nusA gene encoding transcription termination factor NusA encodes MNKEILAVVEAVSNEKSLPREKIFEALETALATATKKKYEQEIDVRVCIDRKTGDFDTFRRWVAVDEVTQPTREITLEAAQYEDPSIELGGYIEDQIESVTFDRITTQTAKQVIVQKVREAERAMVVDQFREQLGEIITGVVKKVNRENITLDLGNNAEAVILREDMLPRENFRPGDRLRGVLYDVRTETRGAQLFVTRSRPEMLVELFRIEVPEIGEEIIEIKAAARDPGSRAKIAVKTNDKRIDPVGACVGMRGARVQAVSSELGGERIDIVLWDDNPAQFVINAMAPADVASIVVDEDKCTMDVAVESSNLAQAIGRNGQNVRLAAQLLKKHRGDDKWELNVMTADELNAKHQAEANAAIEIFTKHLDIDEDFATVLVEEGFSTLEELVYVPISELLAIDGLDEDTVEALRERAKAALTTIELAQKESLGDNQPAEDLLALEGLERSLAFDLAARGICTLEDLAEQGIDDLTDIEGLNSERAGELIMAARNICWFGNDA; translated from the coding sequence ATGAACAAAGAGATTCTGGCTGTTGTGGAAGCGGTCTCTAACGAAAAATCTCTTCCTCGTGAAAAGATTTTTGAAGCACTGGAAACCGCACTAGCGACAGCAACTAAGAAAAAATACGAGCAAGAAATTGATGTTCGCGTATGTATCGACCGTAAAACCGGTGACTTTGATACATTCCGTCGTTGGGTCGCTGTAGATGAAGTGACTCAGCCTACTCGTGAAATTACACTTGAAGCTGCTCAATATGAAGATCCTAGTATCGAACTAGGTGGTTATATTGAAGATCAGATTGAATCAGTTACTTTCGACCGTATAACAACACAAACTGCAAAACAAGTTATCGTACAAAAAGTACGTGAAGCTGAAAGAGCGATGGTTGTTGATCAATTCCGCGAACAATTAGGCGAAATTATCACGGGTGTTGTGAAGAAAGTAAACCGTGAAAACATCACCTTAGACTTAGGAAATAACGCAGAAGCTGTTATTTTACGCGAAGATATGTTGCCGCGTGAAAACTTCCGTCCAGGCGACCGTTTACGCGGTGTATTATACGATGTACGTACAGAAACTCGTGGTGCACAACTTTTCGTGACGCGTTCTCGCCCTGAAATGCTGGTTGAACTTTTCCGCATTGAAGTGCCAGAAATTGGCGAAGAAATCATTGAAATTAAAGCTGCAGCGCGTGATCCAGGTTCTCGTGCCAAAATCGCAGTAAAAACTAACGACAAGCGTATTGACCCAGTGGGTGCTTGTGTTGGTATGCGTGGCGCACGTGTACAAGCCGTTTCCAGTGAACTGGGCGGCGAGCGAATTGATATTGTTTTATGGGATGATAATCCTGCACAATTCGTGATTAATGCAATGGCTCCGGCAGATGTTGCTTCTATTGTTGTCGATGAAGACAAATGTACAATGGATGTTGCAGTTGAAAGCAGTAACCTTGCTCAGGCTATTGGCCGTAATGGTCAAAACGTACGTCTGGCAGCTCAGTTACTGAAAAAACATCGTGGTGATGACAAGTGGGAATTAAACGTCATGACTGCTGATGAACTGAATGCGAAACATCAGGCAGAAGCAAACGCAGCCATTGAAATATTTACTAAGCATCTCGACATTGATGAAGACTTCGCAACTGTTTTAGTTGAAGAAGGTTTCTCTACCCTTGAAGAGTTAGTTTATGTGCCAATCAGTGAACTGCTGGCTATTGACGGATTAGATGAAGACACCGTTGAAGCTCTACGTGAAAGAGCAAAAGCAGCACTAACAACGATTGAATTGGCTCAAAAAGAAAGCCTAGGCGATAACCAGCCAGCCGAGGACTTATTAGCTCTCGAAGGCTTGGAGCGCTCTTTAGCATTTGATCTAGCTGCCCGTGGTATCTGCACACTGGAAGATCTTGCCGAACAGGGTATCGACGACCTAACTGATATTGAAGGTTTAAATAGTGAGCGCGCAGGCGAACTCATTATGGCCGCACGTAATATCTGCTGGTTTGGGAATGATGCGTAA
- the infB gene encoding translation initiation factor IF-2 has translation MTDETVKSLAEEIQTPVERLVQQFADAGIKKTVSDSVSQKEKETLLAWLNRDKDVSTNQPEKLTLQRKVRSTLSVPGTGGKSKSVAIEVRKKRTYVNRDAVEKAQADEQAQREAEEKAHREAEEKAQREAQEKAQREAEEKAKREAEKAKKDAEEKAKREAEEAKREAAELAKREAAEKDKVKQNDKPKADKAADQEKARRNAEQAELKRKTEEAQRRKAEEEARVAAEKARLLAEENAEKWTAEPKAPETEGSDYHVTTSRYARDAEDESDAEVEGGRGRGRNAKAPRPKKNNRHSEKADREEARAAGRTNKKGKRKGSSLQQGFNKPAAVVNRDVIIGETISVAELANKMAVKGSEVIKTMMKMGAMATINQVLDQETAQLVAEEMGHKVILRRENELEEQVMSDRDTGEESAVSRAPVVTIMGHVDHGKTSLLDYIRSTKVASGEAGGITQHIGAYHVKTDKGEITFLDTPGHAAFTSMRARGAQVTDIVVLVVAADDGVMPQTIEAIQHAKAANVPVVVAVNKIDKHEADPDRVKTELSQYGILPEEWGGETQFMHVSAKQGLGIDELLDAILLQAEVLELKAVKEGMASGVVIESYLDKGRGPVATILVREGTLNKGDIVLCGFEYGRIRAMRNELGQDVQSAGPSMPVEILGLSNVPSAGDEATVVRDEKKAREVALYRQGKFRDVKLARQQKSKLENMFANMEEGKTSELNIVLKTDVQGTCEAITDALVKLSTNEVKLKIIGSGVGGITETDATLAAASNAIILGFNVRADASARRIIEQESVDLRYYSVIYSLIDEIKLAMSGMLAPEYKQEIMGLAEVRDVFKSPKFGAIAGCMVVEGNIKRNNPIRVLRDNVVIYEGELESLRRFKDDVNEVRNGMECGIGVKNYNDVRVGDMIEVFQVIEIKRSID, from the coding sequence ATGACAGATGAAACAGTAAAATCACTGGCAGAAGAGATTCAGACACCGGTTGAACGTTTGGTACAGCAGTTTGCTGATGCCGGTATTAAGAAGACCGTCTCTGATTCTGTCTCCCAAAAAGAGAAAGAAACCTTACTGGCTTGGTTGAATCGTGATAAAGACGTATCAACCAACCAACCAGAAAAGTTAACGTTACAACGTAAAGTGCGTAGTACGTTAAGTGTTCCTGGTACAGGTGGCAAAAGTAAATCAGTAGCCATCGAAGTCCGCAAAAAACGCACTTATGTGAACCGTGACGCCGTTGAAAAAGCGCAAGCGGATGAGCAAGCCCAGCGTGAAGCGGAAGAAAAGGCGCATCGCGAAGCCGAAGAAAAAGCCCAGCGCGAAGCACAAGAGAAAGCACAGCGCGAAGCTGAAGAAAAAGCAAAACGTGAAGCTGAAAAGGCAAAGAAAGACGCCGAAGAAAAAGCGAAACGTGAAGCTGAAGAAGCAAAACGTGAAGCAGCGGAATTAGCTAAGCGCGAAGCAGCGGAAAAAGATAAAGTGAAACAAAACGATAAACCAAAAGCTGATAAAGCAGCAGATCAGGAAAAAGCACGTCGCAATGCTGAACAGGCTGAACTGAAGCGTAAAACGGAAGAAGCACAGCGCCGTAAAGCGGAAGAAGAAGCACGAGTTGCAGCAGAAAAAGCACGTCTTTTAGCTGAAGAGAATGCTGAAAAATGGACTGCTGAACCTAAAGCACCAGAAACTGAAGGCTCAGACTATCATGTAACAACATCACGTTATGCTCGTGATGCAGAAGATGAAAGTGATGCTGAAGTTGAAGGTGGCCGTGGTCGTGGTCGCAATGCTAAGGCTCCTCGTCCTAAGAAAAACAACCGCCATTCTGAAAAAGCAGATCGTGAAGAAGCACGTGCTGCTGGCCGTACTAACAAGAAAGGTAAACGTAAAGGTAGCTCATTACAACAAGGCTTCAATAAGCCAGCCGCTGTTGTAAACCGTGATGTTATTATCGGTGAGACTATTTCTGTTGCTGAACTTGCTAACAAAATGGCAGTAAAAGGGTCTGAAGTTATCAAAACCATGATGAAAATGGGTGCTATGGCAACCATTAACCAGGTTTTAGACCAAGAAACTGCACAGCTTGTTGCTGAAGAAATGGGCCACAAAGTTATCTTACGTCGTGAAAACGAGTTAGAAGAACAAGTCATGAGTGATCGTGATACTGGTGAAGAAAGTGCCGTATCTCGTGCGCCAGTTGTGACTATCATGGGTCACGTTGACCACGGTAAAACATCATTACTGGACTACATTCGTTCAACAAAAGTTGCATCAGGCGAAGCGGGTGGTATCACCCAGCATATCGGTGCTTATCACGTTAAAACAGATAAAGGTGAAATCACCTTCCTGGATACTCCAGGCCACGCCGCGTTTACATCAATGCGTGCTCGTGGTGCTCAGGTAACGGATATCGTTGTTCTGGTTGTTGCAGCTGATGATGGTGTGATGCCTCAGACAATCGAAGCTATTCAACACGCAAAAGCTGCAAACGTACCTGTTGTTGTTGCTGTGAACAAAATCGATAAACACGAAGCTGATCCTGACCGCGTGAAAACTGAACTGTCTCAATATGGCATCCTGCCAGAAGAGTGGGGTGGTGAAACTCAGTTTATGCACGTATCTGCAAAACAAGGTTTAGGTATTGACGAATTGCTAGATGCGATTCTTTTACAAGCTGAAGTTCTTGAACTGAAAGCAGTTAAAGAAGGTATGGCAAGCGGTGTTGTTATCGAATCTTATCTCGATAAAGGCCGTGGCCCTGTGGCAACTATCCTTGTTCGTGAAGGTACACTGAATAAAGGCGATATCGTTCTTTGTGGTTTCGAATACGGTCGTATTCGTGCAATGCGTAACGAATTAGGCCAAGACGTTCAATCTGCTGGCCCATCAATGCCAGTTGAGATTTTAGGTCTGTCTAACGTTCCTTCAGCAGGTGATGAAGCAACAGTTGTTCGTGATGAGAAGAAAGCGCGTGAAGTTGCATTATATCGTCAAGGTAAATTCCGCGATGTTAAACTGGCTCGTCAGCAAAAATCTAAACTGGAAAACATGTTTGCTAACATGGAAGAAGGTAAAACCTCTGAACTGAACATCGTTCTGAAAACAGACGTTCAAGGTACTTGTGAAGCGATTACTGATGCATTAGTTAAACTGTCTACTAACGAAGTTAAACTGAAAATTATCGGTTCTGGCGTAGGTGGTATTACCGAAACTGACGCAACATTAGCGGCTGCTTCTAACGCAATTATTCTTGGTTTCAACGTTCGTGCAGATGCATCTGCTCGCCGTATCATTGAACAAGAAAGTGTTGATTTACGTTACTACTCCGTCATTTATAGCCTGATTGACGAAATCAAACTGGCAATGAGTGGTATGTTGGCACCTGAATATAAACAAGAAATCATGGGTCTTGCAGAAGTCCGTGATGTGTTTAAATCACCAAAATTCGGCGCAATTGCGGGCTGTATGGTGGTTGAAGGTAACATCAAACGTAATAATCCAATTCGTGTTCTACGTGATAACGTGGTTATCTACGAAGGCGAACTTGAGTCATTACGTCGCTTTAAAGATGATGTCAACGAAGTGCGTAACGGCATGGAATGTGGTATCGGTGTGAAAAACTACAATGATGTTCGTGTTGGCGACATGATTGAAGTCTTCCAAGTTATCGAAATCAAACGTTCTATTGATTAA
- the rbfA gene encoding 30S ribosome-binding factor RbfA, whose protein sequence is MARDFSRSQRVSQEMQKEIAIILQREVKDPRIGMATVSGVEISRDLAYAKVFVTFLNLSGGEKSEEEMVDDGLTALNEAAGFIRSLLGKAMRLRIVPELTFAYDNSLVEGMRMSNLVSNVVKNDEERRHKEEE, encoded by the coding sequence ATGGCAAGAGATTTTAGCCGTAGTCAGCGTGTTTCTCAGGAAATGCAAAAAGAAATCGCCATCATTCTACAGCGTGAAGTGAAAGATCCACGTATTGGAATGGCCACTGTATCTGGCGTTGAAATTTCTCGCGATTTGGCTTATGCCAAAGTGTTCGTCACCTTCTTGAACTTATCTGGTGGTGAAAAAAGCGAAGAAGAGATGGTTGATGATGGCTTAACTGCCTTGAATGAAGCGGCAGGCTTTATTCGTTCATTATTAGGTAAAGCAATGCGTTTACGTATTGTGCCAGAACTGACATTTGCATATGACAACTCATTAGTTGAAGGTATGCGCATGTCTAATTTAGTTTCTAATGTCGTTAAAAACGACGAAGAGCGTCGTCATAAAGAGGAAGAATAA